One part of the Streptococcus sp. oral taxon 431 genome encodes these proteins:
- a CDS encoding beta-class carbonic anhydrase: MSYFEQFMQANQAYVALHGQLNLPIKPKTRVAIVTCMDSRLHVAQALGLALGDAHILRNAGGRVTDDMIRSLVISQQQMGTREIVVLHHTDCGAQTFQNEEFQEHLKTELGVDVSGQDFLPFQDVEESVREDMQLLRECPLIPDDVVISGAVYDVDTGSMREVY, encoded by the coding sequence ATGTCGTATTTTGAACAGTTTATGCAAGCCAACCAGGCTTATGTTGCCCTGCATGGGCAGTTAAATCTGCCAATCAAGCCGAAAACAAGAGTAGCCATTGTGACTTGTATGGACTCACGTCTGCACGTTGCACAAGCTTTGGGGTTAGCACTTGGAGATGCTCACATTTTACGGAATGCGGGAGGTCGAGTGACAGACGATATGATTCGCTCACTCGTGATTTCTCAGCAACAAATGGGAACAAGAGAGATTGTGGTTCTTCATCATACAGACTGTGGTGCTCAGACATTTCAAAACGAAGAGTTTCAAGAACATTTAAAAACTGAATTAGGGGTTGATGTCTCGGGTCAAGATTTTCTCCCTTTTCAAGACGTTGAGGAGAGTGTTCGTGAGGATATGCAGTTACTTCGAGAATGCCCATTGATTCCAGATGATGTGGTTATTTCAGGGGCTGTTTATGATGTGGATACAGGAAGTATGAGAGAGGTATACTAA